From one Takifugu rubripes chromosome 14, fTakRub1.2, whole genome shotgun sequence genomic stretch:
- the stx5a gene encoding syntaxin-5a isoform X1: MTCRDRTLEFQSACKSLQGRPQNGVQPAKPTVSALKQRSDFTIMAKRIGKDLSNTFAKLEKLTILAKRKSLFDDKAVEIEELTYIIKQDINSLNKQIAQLQNLVRSRGTPSGRHIQTHSNTIVVSLQSKLASMSNDFKSVLEVRTENLKQQRSRREQFSQPPASSSPLMANNFRSRKKGAQEPHAAREPRYDYQGNTTTNLKESSLLAQDESRSLGDVAIDMDSQGNSMQLQIIDEQATYIQDRADTMQNIESTIVELGSIFQQLAHMVKEQEETIQRIDANVEDTQLNVDAAHMEILKYFQSVSSNRWLMIKIFLVLVVFFIIFVVFFA; the protein is encoded by the exons ATGACGTGCCGTGACCGTACACTTGAGTTCCAGTCAGCCTGCAAGTCTCTCCAAGGCAGACCG CAAAATGGAGTCCAGCCTGCGAAACCAACAGTCAGTGCCCTCAAACAGCGCAGCGACTTTACAATTATGGCCAA GAGAATTGGAAAGGACTTGAGCAACACATTTGCCAAACTGGAAAAGCTCACTATTT tggCAAAAAGGAAATCTCTCTTTGACGACAAGGCCGTGGAGATCGAGGAGCTGACGTATATTATTAAACAG GACATCAACAGTCTAAACAAACAGATAGCGCAGCTGCAGAATCTGGTGAGGTCTCGTGGGACTCCGAGCGGTCGACATATTCAAACACACTCTAACACCATAGTGGTGTCACTCCAG TCCAAGTTGGCCTCGATGTCCAATGACTTTAAATCTGTCCTAGAAGTAAGAACGGAG AACCTGAAGCAGCAACGCAGCAGGAGAGAACAGTTCTCCCAGCCTCCCGCCTCATCTTCCCCCCTGATGGCCAACAACTTCA gGAGCCGCAAAAAAGGGGCCCAGGAGCCGCATGCAGCTCGCGAGCCGCGCTATGACTACCAGGGCAATACAACCACAAATTTAAAAG AGAGTTCACTCCTTGCTCAGGATGAGTCCCGGAGTTTGGGAGACGTCGCCATCGATATGGACTCACAAGGCAACTCCATGCAGCTGCAGATCATCGATGAGCAG GCCACGTACATCCAGGACCGTGCAGACACAATGCAGAACATTGAGAGCACCATCGTGGAGCTGGGCTCTATATTCCAGCAGCTGGCACACATGGtcaaggagcaggaggagaccaTCCAGAG GATCGACGCTAACGTGGAGGACACCCAGTTGAATGTGGACGCTGCACACATGGAGATCCTCAAATACTTCCAGTCCGTCTCCTCCAACCGCTGGCTGATGATCAAGATCTTTCTGGTCCTCGtcgtcttcttcatcatctttgttGTCTTCTTTGCTTGA
- the stx5a gene encoding syntaxin-5a isoform X2, which produces MTCRDRTLEFQSACKSLQGRPQNGVQPAKPTVSALKQRSDFTIMAKRIGKDLSNTFAKLEKLTILAKRKSLFDDKAVEIEELTYIIKQDINSLNKQIAQLQNLVRSRGTPSGRHIQTHSNTIVVSLQSKLASMSNDFKSVLEVRTENLKQQRSRREQFSQPPASSSPLMANNFKSSLLAQDESRSLGDVAIDMDSQGNSMQLQIIDEQATYIQDRADTMQNIESTIVELGSIFQQLAHMVKEQEETIQRIDANVEDTQLNVDAAHMEILKYFQSVSSNRWLMIKIFLVLVVFFIIFVVFFA; this is translated from the exons ATGACGTGCCGTGACCGTACACTTGAGTTCCAGTCAGCCTGCAAGTCTCTCCAAGGCAGACCG CAAAATGGAGTCCAGCCTGCGAAACCAACAGTCAGTGCCCTCAAACAGCGCAGCGACTTTACAATTATGGCCAA GAGAATTGGAAAGGACTTGAGCAACACATTTGCCAAACTGGAAAAGCTCACTATTT tggCAAAAAGGAAATCTCTCTTTGACGACAAGGCCGTGGAGATCGAGGAGCTGACGTATATTATTAAACAG GACATCAACAGTCTAAACAAACAGATAGCGCAGCTGCAGAATCTGGTGAGGTCTCGTGGGACTCCGAGCGGTCGACATATTCAAACACACTCTAACACCATAGTGGTGTCACTCCAG TCCAAGTTGGCCTCGATGTCCAATGACTTTAAATCTGTCCTAGAAGTAAGAACGGAG AACCTGAAGCAGCAACGCAGCAGGAGAGAACAGTTCTCCCAGCCTCCCGCCTCATCTTCCCCCCTGATGGCCAACAACTTCA AGAGTTCACTCCTTGCTCAGGATGAGTCCCGGAGTTTGGGAGACGTCGCCATCGATATGGACTCACAAGGCAACTCCATGCAGCTGCAGATCATCGATGAGCAG GCCACGTACATCCAGGACCGTGCAGACACAATGCAGAACATTGAGAGCACCATCGTGGAGCTGGGCTCTATATTCCAGCAGCTGGCACACATGGtcaaggagcaggaggagaccaTCCAGAG GATCGACGCTAACGTGGAGGACACCCAGTTGAATGTGGACGCTGCACACATGGAGATCCTCAAATACTTCCAGTCCGTCTCCTCCAACCGCTGGCTGATGATCAAGATCTTTCTGGTCCTCGtcgtcttcttcatcatctttgttGTCTTCTTTGCTTGA